The nucleotide sequence acccaaacccatgtccattgagtcggtgatgccatccaaccatctcatcctctgttgtccccttctcctcctgccttcaatctttcccaacatcagggtcttttcaaatttgagtcagctcttcgcatcaggtggccaaaatattggagtttcagttaaACAAAAAGGCAGGCTAATAGGGActttactggtggtccagtggttaagaattcaccttgtaATAATTCAGGGGACACAAGGTCGATCCTtgttcagggagctaagatcctacatgctgcagagctcgccacagctagagagtccgaGCACCGCAAGGAGAGAtccttcatgctgcaactaagatccgtggcaaccaaataaaaaaatattaaaaaaaaaaaagaagaattgggTGTCTGGCATCCGCTAAGGGTGTGCGTGCAtgctgtctcttcagtcgtgtccgactctttgcaaccctatggactgtagcctgccgggctcctctgtccatgggattctccagacaagaatactggagtgggttgccatgccctcctccaggggatcttcctgacccaggcattgaaccagtgtctcttatgtctcctgcatttgcaagtgggttctttactgctagcgccacctgggaagctaatggtaattgattttttttaaaaaaagaggcaggCTAATCCTCTTAAACCAACTCACATGATTTATACCTGGAAACCCCTCAGCTGAAGGCTGTCCCAAGTTTCTGCTTCCTGCCCCTGCTCTGACTTATGTCCCCCCAaagcctagaaaatcccatggacggaggagcctggtaggctgcagtccatggggttgcgaagagtcggacacgactgagcaacttcactttcacttttcactttcctgcattggagaaggaaatggcaacccactccagtgttcttgcctggaaaatcccagggacggggaagcctggtgggctgccgtctatggggtcgcacagagttggacacgactgaagcgacttagcagcagcagcagcaaaccctcAACTGTTAGGTTCCAGCTGCAAACCAATCCTGGCCTATTTTCTTCTTCCCCACAGATCACACCTGAACATGAAGAGGatagaattcatttattaataattaataatgcatCTTGAGCAGCCTAGAGCTGAAATGTTGAGTGAAGCGTGGAGAGGCCGGGTTTGGGGAGTTTGAGGGGTGGTTGTCCATGAAAATTCCCACAGGTCTCACTTTCACCTATTCCTATAACAGCTGGCCACCTTAGTTCTGGAAGGGACAATCCCAGATTCTGGTGACTGGGGACACAGTTTTAATGGAACCTATGGAAACTCTGGGGCCCTCGTCTCAGGAGGGAGCCATAGGCTTGGCGGAACTGGCGGTTCATGGCTGCATACAGCACAGGGTTGATGCAGCCATTAAGCCAGGTGAGGTTGGCAGCGAGCATGTGGACAACTCGGGGAGCCTGGACCTTGGCATCCAGGATGTTGAGTAGCAAGAAAGGGATGTAGCTCAGGGTGAAGCAGAGGAACACAGCAAAACACATCCGGGTTACCTTCCCAAACTCTGATGGAGAGTCCTGAGCTCTCTGGGCTCCTTTAGTCATCCTGGCCTTGGCAGCCACTCCTGGAGGGTTTTTCTCTGCCATCTGCTTAGCTGCCTTACTGTTGCTCTGGTCCCTGACTTCTGATGAGTCTCCTTCCAGGGTCTGGGTGGTGGCAGCACTGACTGGCTCAGATGAAATCCCCTCGCTGGGTCCTCCTGATGCCAGCCCACTGTCTAGCTCCTGGAAACGACCAGGCACAGCCTCGTGTGCCCCAGCCACATGGCTGGAGCGGATGCTTGCCTGGCGCAGCTTGTACTGATCCAGTGCCTGTGCTGCTCGCTTCACCTGCTGGTGGATGAGGCAATAGAAGACGCCGACACTGCTGAGCCCAACCACAAAATAGATGCCCATGAGGATGGTGGTGTAGGGCTGGCCTCGGATGCGATCAAAGCTGCAGGTGCAGACTACGGGCACCAAGATATAAATTGGCCAGAGGGGAGCGAAGCTGGCCACAGCCACCACCCAGGTGCTCAGCAGTGCCAGCACCATGCCCTTGGCACTGAAAACTTGGGGAAAGAGCTTAGGGTGGGCAATGAGGAGATAGCGTCCCAGGGCGATGAGGCAGAGAGTGAGGATGGAGACAGAGTTGGATACAAAAAGGAGGAGCCCAAAGATCTGGCAGAAGGTGGCACCGGTGCGCCAGTGCAGGTGGAGGTAGGTGTCCACCGAGAAGGGCTGGAGAAGGGTGCAATAGAGCAGATCAGCCACTGTGAGGTTAGCGATGAGCAGGTTGAAGCGGGTTCGGAGCTTGGGCTGGATGGCCAAGGCCAGCAGGGTGAGCACATTGCCCACGGTGCCCGTCACGGCCACCACAATTCCCCAGCTAACTGCCACGTAACGATAGCCCAGCACAGACTCATGGTAGCAGGAGAAGTTGACGTCAGAAGTGTTCCACATGATGGAAGCTGaaaggggtggggagaagaggaagTCACAACCTGACCTTGAACTCAGATCTCTCGAATAACTCTGGGCTTCCAGGCACCTGAACTGTTTGTGCCAGGGGCTCCAGAGCCATTCCCAAGCCTTTTCATCCCAAGATCCCCAACCTCCTCTTTCCCATTCTCAAAGATTTTCCCaaatgtttatctattttatctatgaAGTTTCTGTCTACTCCCATCTCCAAGCCTTTTCAATATCCATCTAGATAGTCTCCCCTGTCTTTTAAGACCTCCCAGGAGTCCCTTCTCCTCTGTATTCATAATagttctatctatctatctatagtcCCTTCTGCCACACACACATAACAGGCCtcagttttttttattgtttgtttgtttgtttttaccaccTGGGAGATGAGACAGAGAATATAAAAGTATATCCACCACAAAAGTACTCACCTGAGTCTCCCAGCCTTCAAATCTCTCTTCAGCGGAAGAAGTTCAACTCACTCGAAGCACAGTCCTTTCTGGTGGGCAGTCAGGCTTCAAACAGGAGGTGCTCTGCTCCTATTATACTGGCCTGAAAGAACAAGAAACGCCCCAGTTACCCAACCTCAGCCACTTCCTCCCTTGCCTCCGGTCCTACTCATTTGGCTTAACTAGTGAAATATGGGCTTCTTTGCTGAAATTTCCTTACTACTTACGACACTGGACACCACAAATCATGTAGCCAGTCCTGGTTAGGACGGTGGTTGTGGGAATTGAGAACAATGATCAGGATCCATAGGTTATTGAGAAGCAGATAGGATTTATTTAATGACTCATAGGAAAAAGGGTTAGAAGGAGGGAAGACTAGGAGGATGCCCACTTTTCCAGGTGGGAGTGGTTCTCTTAATCAATGAGATAGGGAATGTGGGAAGCATAGCAGGCTCAGGAAGGCGGTAAATAATGAATTCAGTTTTATACCAGATTTGAGGTACCTGCGGGATATGCTAATATCCTAGCTCCTCTAACCCAGATTTCTTCCAGTCCCCACCCCCCTCTCTCCACATGTGATCCAGCCCTACTTTTCTCCACCCACTTTCCTGTCTGGCCACTTCTGCCCCTCAGATTTCTAGATCTctaggctccatggggtcgctaagagtcggacgcgactgagcgacttccctttcacttttcactttcatgcattggagaaggaaatggcaacccactccagtgttcttgcctggagaatcccagggatgggggagcctggtgggctgccgtctatgggatcgcacagagttggacacgactgaagcgacttagcagcagcagcaggctcttttTTGAGCTAGATCaacctgaaaacaaaacaaatacacacacacacacacacacacacacaaaacccctcAAACTCCTTGTTGGATTCTATTTCTGAACCTATAGCAAACTCCCACGCCCCACTTGGTAACTAACTCAGGAGGCCCGCTTTCCCTCATCTTCCTCTTTAACAGTCCCCATCCCACTTTCCCTCCCCCTTTCTTCTGTAAGACTGGGAAGTGGGTAGAGAGGTGGAAGTGAGCAAAGAAGATGCAACTCAGGATGAGCCCACGTAGAGGCTGGATTCCGGTCTGGCCTTTTTTGTTGACCTTCTTGCTGCCCTGCGGGGCTAgagggaggtgggtcacagaatCACTGGCTGCTCTTGGGAGTGTGTGGTTGAGCCGAATTCTGAAGATGGAGAGACCCCTCCCCCCAGCATCATGTGAGAGGCAGTTAGTGAAGTGCGCCTTCCTGTCCTACAGACCGCTTAGGGAACCAGATGAGAAGGCATTCTAGTATCATTGTAAACAGCACGGTCCCAGCTCTTTAGTCGTTGATCCATGAAATCAAACGAACTTTTAAGAGACCCAAAAAACTtactcattttgcagatggggaagtTGAGGACTAACCGCAAGGTCACTGTTTTATGGAGCTGAATAAAGCCTAGAGCTCAGATTCCCAggtccctcctcccatctccctgtgCTTTGAGTGTCGCTGGCGTGGGTTTCCCACTAGAGAC is from Bubalus bubalis isolate 160015118507 breed Murrah chromosome 4, NDDB_SH_1, whole genome shotgun sequence and encodes:
- the GPR84 gene encoding G-protein coupled receptor 84, with amino-acid sequence MWNTSDVNFSCYHESVLGYRYVAVSWGIVVAVTGTVGNVLTLLALAIQPKLRTRFNLLIANLTVADLLYCTLLQPFSVDTYLHLHWRTGATFCQIFGLLLFVSNSVSILTLCLIALGRYLLIAHPKLFPQVFSAKGMVLALLSTWVVAVASFAPLWPIYILVPVVCTCSFDRIRGQPYTTILMGIYFVVGLSSVGVFYCLIHQQVKRAAQALDQYKLRQASIRSSHVAGAHEAVPGRFQELDSGLASGGPSEGISSEPVSAATTQTLEGDSSEVRDQSNSKAAKQMAEKNPPGVAAKARMTKGAQRAQDSPSEFGKVTRMCFAVFLCFTLSYIPFLLLNILDAKVQAPRVVHMLAANLTWLNGCINPVLYAAMNRQFRQAYGSLLRRGPQSFHRFH